In Papaver somniferum cultivar HN1 chromosome 9, ASM357369v1, whole genome shotgun sequence, the genomic stretch TACTATAATTTTATAGGTTTTCCTATTTTTAATCTAACATTTTTTTTCCCTAGAGATTTGTTATATTATATGGGATTCTTCTCTCTCCTCTCTGCGACTCGGGCGACACTGATGGTTTGACTCAGTGATTATTTTTCATCCATTTTCATGATCTTTTCATTATACTTATGATTCTACAGACTTCTAAGAGTTTTTTCCTTGTCATCTTTATACTCTAAATATCCATTCTTAATCTAGTTTTCATCATTTGTTCATTGTTTTTCAAAAATTTAaattttcatatctttggttTAATGTCTTACTAATCTTTCTGTGTTTCTTCATCATGTGTGTGCAACTTGGATTATCCATAATGGTGTTTGCCTTAACGTTTGTGTTAGTGATATATGCGTTTGCAGAGAAGTTAgctaatcgtttgaatgctagaATGGTCTTTAGAAATTACAGTGGTTTGCAATGGCAGAAGGTCTTGGAACGATTTGAGAAACCGATTCAAGTCATCAATTCAACCCGCCATCAAAGGATTTCAAATTCAAAAACAGTCAAGCTCCGTGATTAGAGCTATAATTGGAAGCGGTTTAGTTGTTACCTTATTTTGCTTAGTTGGTCAATATATTTCATTCCTATTCTCCAGCTACCAAATTTTGATAAATTAAACTCTCGTTCTAATTTTGGTCAAAATATATACAAGATATCTCttggaaaccctaaacttaaTATTATTCTATATCTTCCCCCTTACCCCATCACTTTATACCTCAAAAGCTTTAACCCAAAAATCCCATTCTCACAAAAATGGCGACAGAAGGCACAAGTCAAATAGGAGAACTGGTTAACAGGTTCAAAAAAGAATACTGGAGTTAGGAGATACTAGTCAAGTTGTTGTCATATCTTCAGAAACTgctcaagaagaagatgatgctaACCTATGGGAGGCCAGCGCTATTGGAAAAGTTATCATTGAAGGACGAATGAGTTATGATATGGTGGTACAATTTATCAAGTTCACTTGGCCCTTCTTAACTGAATCAGATATGCAGATAATTGAAGTTAAGCCCAATCTGATGCTTTTCAAGTTCAACAAATGGGATAGTTTGAATAGGGTAATCAATGAAAGGCCATGGAATATAAACATGCATCTTCTTGTGGTGCATGATTTCATCCCCGAAATGATTTACACTGAAAAACACTGGGGCTTTCAGCAATTCTGGTTGCAACTGAAGTTCATCCTTCCAGAGCACATGAATGTCTCAGTTGTAACAAAGATAGGGAGCATAATGGGTGAAGTGGTAGCTATTGATCCAAAGGATGCAATTCCTGTTGGAGGATTTCCTGTGAAGGTTTGTGTGAATATTTATCTCACTAATCCTATGAGGAGAGGAATCAAGGCAATTACTAATGCAAGTGTCAGTAAATGGATCAAGTTCTATTATGAAAGACAAGCCCCCTCGTATATGCCCTAAGTGTTATGTTATCAAACAATGCAAAGTATCTTGCAAAGATGTTGCTATATTCTTAGAAAAAGCACACGATAAGCCTTACTATTTTGGTAATCCAAAAGCTGTTCGAAAGAATATTTCTACAATCTCTACTAGCTCGGCTCCTACGTCTAAGCCAGCACAAAGAAAGTTTGTGAAGAACACCGTTTTCGTGCCACCAAAAGATGGAGAGGTTGTCAACTTGAACTTTCAAGTAAGTCATCAAGAGGGTGAGACAATCATGGAAGATAACAGACTCGGAAAGCGATCCAGAACTAATGAAGATGCTTCTTCTACTGTAGTTCCTGAGAGCTCTGCCAGTGCAGCCATAGCTTTTATCAAAGACCTTCAAACTTCTCTACCAATCACTACAAAGAATAATTCATCTCAGGCACCACAGATGGAGAGTCTggtaaaaatcttaaaatttcCCTATAGTTATATACCTAATAATTGTATTTATCAAACATAATTTTATTTGAGTCTTGTATGCATATTACTAGAGTTTTAAGCTTaagtatttattattttttgacttTTTTCTGTGTTCATAATTTGCTGCATTTAGTTAGGTCAACTATCAGTGTTGTTTGTCTGAGAGGCATTAAAGGCTTCACTAGTCTCCTAATCATTAATTGTGTAGTTTTTCTTTTGCTTGATGGTGAAGATATGAAAATAATCTCTTGGAATGTTCAGGGTTTCAAAAACTCAGATACTAGGAACCATTTGAGTGATTTAGTTAGGACTCAAAATCCTGAtatcatttttctttttgaaaccaAGCTCAACAGTTTCAAATGTGCTCCCCTTCCAAAACAATTTCACTATCCTAATAATGCTCATATAGAACCTCAAGGACTCTCTGGAGGTTTGGTTTTGCTTTGGAAACATGGTTTCTCTTATAATATCATAGATACCTCTCATAACATGATTAATGTTGTTGTGCAAGCTGATCTAAGTAAACCTGAATGTCTGCTTACATGTATGTATGGTTACTCCAATTACTCTAAGAAAAAGGTACAATGGAATCATATTCAAGCTATCAGTAATGACATTAACAAACCTTTGGTCTTACTAGGAGATCTTAATTTTCATTTGCTTGACTGTGATACTAGTGCCTCCACCTCTGCCGATGGTATGGTTAATAATATCATCTCTTCTTGTGGCCTTGAGGACTTAAGGTATGTTGGTAAGAGTTACACTTGGACAAATAACAATATGGGTACTGGAACTAAGCATTTTAGAATAGACATGGCTTTAGGCAATGTAGACTGGAGTCTTAGTTTTCCAAATAATAAACTTTATCATCTAAGTCAACTAGGTAGTGACCATAGTCCTATCATGTTAGTTACATATGCTACTATACCCAGTTGTTGGAAG encodes the following:
- the LOC113312172 gene encoding uncharacterized protein LOC113312172, which gives rise to MATEETAQEEDDANLWEASAIGKVIIEGRMSYDMVVQFIKFTWPFLTESDMQIIEVKPNLMLFKFNKWDSLNRVINERPWNINMHLLVVHDFIPEMIYTEKHWGFQQFWLQLKFILPEHMNVSVVTKIGSIMGEVVAIDPKDAIPVGGFPVKVCVNIYLTNPMRRGIKAITNASVKKAHDKPYYFGNPKAVRKNISTISTSSAPTSKPAQRKFVKNTVFVPPKDGEVVNLNFQVSHQEGETIMEDNRLGKRSRTNEDASSTVVPESSASAAIAFIKDLQTSLPITTKNNSSQAPQMESLGFKNSDTRNHLSDLVRTQNPDIIFLFETKLNSFKCAPLPKQFHYPNNAHIEPQGLSGGLVLLWKHGFSYNIIDTSHNMINVVVQADLSKPECLLTCMYGYSNYSKKKVQWNHIQAISNDINKPLVLLGDLNFHLLDCDTSASTSADGMVNNIISSCGLEDLRYVGKSYTWTNNNMGTGTKHFRIDMALGNVDWSLSFPNNKLYHLSQLGSDHSPIMLVTYATIPSCWKPFKFFLTWMNDSTCNTVIADAWSSNVYGTPAYQLVSKQHITRKKLSLWNKEHFGSINQNVDRMQEELKILQEKPTNPSNKEEISKLNNDLSKWHKIKGELYQQKSRDNFIKDMDNNNKYFHTRINRRKCRNNIDSIQDHENKLLQTRDEISCHLTMHFKNISTSINPILDESLYSVFPSIISDEDNVALTRIPSNEEIHNTLKSMKNWSAPGPEGFQDGFYKSKWDLVGEDVCLMVKKFFESKHILKNYVNFDSDVWDSSTDKQ